The Candidatus Phaeomarinobacter ectocarpi genome includes a region encoding these proteins:
- a CDS encoding RNA-binding protein encodes MSQAPVGEPSAETPDTPSPEKGSGRKKTPERRCPERRCIVSGETGTTATLVRFAIGPDDQVVPDIEGKLPGRGIWVTSNRDAVEKAAQKGLFARAAKQNAKAPADLADQVEAGLRRRVLALLGLARKAGQVMAGHAKVEEAAVKAQVVALFLASDAGKEGQKNAKAIAAGTDAPIVAEFSAEQLGLALGRPNVVHAALTASGAASKGRARHMEAPDVHAGDLARNVLPADKLSGLIMCEVGRLQGFQGGA; translated from the coding sequence ATGAGCCAGGCACCAGTGGGGGAGCCGTCGGCGGAAACGCCGGACACGCCCTCGCCTGAAAAAGGGTCTGGCCGCAAGAAAACCCCTGAGCGCCGCTGCCCTGAACGCAGGTGCATTGTCAGTGGTGAGACGGGGACGACGGCCACCCTGGTGCGGTTTGCCATCGGGCCTGACGACCAGGTGGTGCCGGATATCGAGGGCAAATTGCCCGGACGCGGTATCTGGGTGACCTCAAACCGCGATGCGGTGGAAAAAGCGGCTCAAAAGGGCCTTTTTGCCCGCGCCGCGAAACAAAATGCCAAGGCCCCCGCTGATCTGGCAGATCAGGTGGAAGCGGGGCTGAGGCGGCGGGTTCTGGCGTTGCTGGGGCTCGCGCGCAAGGCCGGCCAGGTGATGGCAGGCCATGCAAAGGTTGAAGAAGCGGCCGTGAAGGCCCAGGTGGTGGCGCTGTTTTTGGCGTCCGACGCGGGCAAGGAAGGCCAGAAGAATGCGAAGGCCATTGCGGCCGGCACCGATGCTCCGATTGTGGCCGAATTTTCGGCAGAACAATTGGGTTTGGCATTGGGGCGGCCAAATGTGGTACATGCTGCCCTGACTGCAAGCGGCGCTGCCTCAAAAGGGCGAGCGCGGCACATGGAGGCACCAGACGTACACGCGGGCGACTTGGCCCGAAATGTACTGCCTGCCGACAAGCTCTCCGGTCTCATTATGTGTGAGGTTGGACGGTTGCAGGGGTTCCAGGGCGGAGCTTGA
- the infB gene encoding translation initiation factor IF-2 — protein MSETKDTDAQDGETGGTGATRTPRASGGKLTLGRTVETGHVRQNFSHGRSKAVLVEKKRRRVAPKDKAEAPAAKKAAAAPAAEAKPAAAKAPAPAAPAADAPAAEAKPAAAKAAPAADAKAEAAPAAETAAKPAAKTATKTAAKTTTKTAAKTATKTAAKKAAPAADAGKPARASRPERDARARGNMVLRTLTEEEKGARGRALIEAREREKLERQKAIEDAERRKVAEEAARVAAIEEAARAAKEEEIARREAEAKAKADKAAALLAKEEAEAEGTPAQVLPGEPKPGAKAIPTPVAKKREDENKPAPKRTTGNERRRGRLTISNALDDEPRQRSLAAMRRRQQREKRARGGQQEQVKVHREVTIPDTITVQELAARMTERAVDVIKLLMGQGQMMQINDVIDADTAQLIAEEMGHTVKRVSESDVEEGLTGDVDDDSDLKPRAPVVTVMGHVDHGKTSLLDALRQTDVAAGEAGGITQHIGAYQVRMPAGQRITFLDTPGHAAFTTMRARGAQATDIVVLVVAGDDGVMPQTIEAINHAKAANVPLIIAINKMDKPDIDPNRVRTDLLQHEVIVESMSGDVQEVEVSATAKMNLDKLEEAILLQSELLELKANPDRPADGLVIEAQLDKGRGPVATVLVQRGTLRLGDVLVAGGEWGKVRALINDRGEQVKEAGPSEPVEVLGLGGTPEAGDMISVVEDEGRAREITEYRQRVMRDKRAAGTARGSLEQMFTQLQQSDKKEVPLVVKGDVQGSVEAIVGALENAGTDDIMARTLHAGVGGITESDVTLAAASGAAILGFNVRANAPARDAARQQGVDIRYYAVIYDLVDDVKAAMAGVLGPELRETFLGNAEILEVFNVSKVGKVAGCRVSEGTVKRGSKVRLLRDDVVIHEGTLSTLQRFKDEVKEVGNGQECGMSFENYQDIRKGDVIECFDVTEVERVI, from the coding sequence ATGAGCGAGACAAAGGACACAGACGCACAAGACGGCGAAACCGGCGGCACAGGTGCCACCCGGACACCGCGTGCGTCCGGCGGCAAGCTGACACTCGGCCGGACGGTTGAGACAGGTCATGTGCGGCAGAACTTCTCCCACGGTCGCTCCAAGGCGGTTCTGGTCGAGAAGAAGCGTCGCCGTGTGGCGCCCAAGGACAAGGCGGAAGCCCCCGCAGCAAAGAAGGCAGCTGCAGCGCCTGCAGCTGAGGCCAAGCCGGCTGCCGCAAAGGCGCCCGCGCCAGCAGCGCCTGCCGCTGACGCCCCGGCTGCAGAAGCAAAGCCTGCCGCCGCAAAAGCAGCGCCTGCTGCAGACGCCAAGGCCGAAGCAGCGCCCGCCGCTGAAACGGCTGCGAAGCCTGCGGCCAAAACAGCGACGAAAACCGCTGCCAAGACAACCACCAAGACAGCTGCAAAAACCGCCACCAAGACGGCGGCCAAGAAAGCAGCCCCGGCTGCCGACGCAGGCAAGCCCGCCCGTGCCTCGCGTCCCGAGCGCGATGCCCGCGCCCGTGGCAACATGGTGCTGCGCACCCTGACGGAAGAAGAAAAAGGCGCCCGTGGCCGCGCGCTCATTGAAGCGCGTGAGCGTGAAAAGCTTGAACGCCAGAAAGCCATCGAAGACGCCGAGCGCCGCAAGGTCGCTGAAGAGGCTGCCCGCGTAGCAGCCATCGAAGAAGCCGCCCGTGCCGCCAAGGAAGAAGAAATTGCCCGCCGCGAGGCAGAAGCCAAGGCCAAAGCCGACAAGGCTGCAGCCCTGCTTGCCAAGGAAGAAGCCGAAGCCGAAGGCACGCCTGCGCAGGTTCTGCCTGGCGAGCCCAAGCCCGGTGCCAAGGCCATTCCGACACCGGTCGCAAAGAAGCGCGAAGACGAAAACAAGCCAGCGCCCAAGCGTACAACCGGCAACGAACGCCGTCGTGGCCGCCTGACAATTTCAAACGCCCTGGACGACGAACCGCGGCAGCGGTCGCTCGCTGCCATGCGGCGCCGCCAGCAGCGCGAAAAACGCGCTCGCGGTGGTCAGCAGGAGCAGGTGAAGGTGCACCGCGAGGTGACCATTCCAGACACGATCACCGTGCAGGAACTTGCCGCGCGTATGACCGAACGTGCCGTGGACGTCATCAAGCTGTTGATGGGCCAGGGTCAGATGATGCAGATCAACGATGTGATCGACGCAGATACCGCGCAGCTCATCGCCGAAGAAATGGGCCACACGGTTAAGCGTGTGTCTGAATCCGATGTCGAAGAAGGCCTCACGGGCGACGTCGATGACGATTCTGATCTGAAGCCGCGTGCGCCGGTCGTGACCGTCATGGGCCACGTTGACCATGGCAAGACGTCGCTTCTTGATGCTCTGCGTCAGACCGATGTCGCAGCCGGCGAAGCCGGTGGCATTACCCAGCATATCGGCGCCTATCAGGTGCGCATGCCCGCAGGCCAGCGCATTACCTTCCTTGATACGCCGGGCCACGCCGCCTTTACTACCATGCGTGCGCGTGGCGCTCAGGCAACGGACATCGTGGTGCTTGTTGTGGCCGGGGATGACGGCGTGATGCCGCAGACCATCGAAGCCATCAACCACGCCAAGGCAGCGAACGTGCCGCTGATCATTGCCATCAACAAGATGGACAAGCCCGACATCGACCCCAATCGCGTGCGCACGGATCTGCTGCAGCACGAAGTGATTGTGGAAAGCATGTCCGGCGATGTGCAGGAAGTCGAAGTCTCCGCCACGGCGAAGATGAACCTCGACAAGCTCGAAGAAGCCATTTTGCTGCAGTCCGAACTCCTTGAACTCAAGGCCAACCCGGACCGTCCTGCTGACGGCCTCGTCATCGAAGCCCAGCTCGACAAGGGCCGCGGCCCGGTGGCGACGGTTCTTGTTCAGCGCGGCACGCTGCGACTGGGCGATGTGCTGGTTGCCGGTGGCGAATGGGGTAAGGTCCGTGCGCTGATCAATGATCGCGGCGAGCAGGTGAAGGAAGCCGGCCCGTCAGAACCCGTCGAAGTGCTTGGCCTCGGCGGCACACCGGAAGCGGGCGACATGATTTCGGTCGTGGAAGACGAAGGCCGTGCCCGCGAAATCACCGAGTATCGCCAGCGCGTCATGCGCGACAAGCGCGCTGCCGGTACCGCACGCGGATCGCTTGAGCAGATGTTCACGCAGCTGCAGCAAAGCGACAAGAAGGAAGTACCGCTCGTCGTCAAGGGCGATGTGCAGGGCTCAGTGGAAGCCATTGTCGGTGCACTCGAAAATGCGGGTACGGACGATATCATGGCGCGCACGCTGCACGCGGGTGTTGGCGGCATCACCGAAAGTGATGTGACGCTGGCTGCCGCCTCGGGCGCTGCCATTCTCGGCTTCAATGTGCGTGCAAATGCACCTGCCCGTGACGCTGCCCGTCAGCAGGGTGTGGATATCCGATACTACGCGGTGATCTACGATCTTGTGGATGACGTGAAAGCGGCCATGGCCGGTGTGCTTGGGCCGGAACTGCGCGAGACGTTCCTCGGCAATGCGGAAATTCTCGAAGTCTTCAACGTGTCGAAGGTCGGCAAGGTTGCCGGGTGTCGCGTCTCCGAAGGCACGGTCAAACGTGGCTCGAAAGTGCGCCTGCTGCGTGATGATGTCGTGATCCACGAA